In a genomic window of Variovorax paradoxus:
- a CDS encoding FAD-dependent oxidoreductase produces MSTDAIGLEHCDLLIVGAGPAGMAAALAAAPSGASIVVIDDNPAPGGQIWRDGPGASLPPAARRLREALAARANVRACAARASWPPAAPRELLLEEAERAWRLRWGRLVLCTGARERLLPFPGWTLPGVTGAGGLQALIKAGLPVAGERIVVAGTGPLLLAAAATARQAGAKVLRIAEQAAFGAVAGFALGLARWPGKAVQALTLADAAYRTGSHVVEALGTTRLESVRLNQGGRLQEMACERLACGFGLVPNTQLGQMLGCALAPFGDSGTLALAVDERQATRLDDVYAAGECTGFGGSERALAQGAIAGHAAVGDDKAARLQYAERARWNAFATRLHRSFAPGPAIRALARPDTLVCRCEDVPFAALAGCGGWTDAKLHQRCGMGPCQGRVCGDAAQFLFGWTPPAPRPPLSPVRIATLAGLGARDPD; encoded by the coding sequence ATGAGCACCGACGCCATCGGGCTCGAACACTGCGACCTGCTGATCGTCGGCGCCGGTCCCGCGGGCATGGCCGCCGCGCTGGCGGCCGCGCCCAGCGGCGCGTCCATCGTCGTGATCGACGACAACCCCGCACCCGGCGGCCAGATCTGGCGCGATGGTCCCGGCGCCAGCCTGCCGCCGGCCGCGCGCCGGTTGCGCGAGGCGCTGGCTGCCCGCGCCAACGTGCGTGCGTGCGCGGCACGCGCGTCGTGGCCGCCAGCCGCGCCGCGCGAGCTGCTGCTCGAGGAGGCAGAGCGCGCCTGGCGCCTGCGCTGGGGCAGGCTCGTGCTGTGCACCGGCGCGCGCGAACGCCTGCTGCCCTTTCCGGGCTGGACCCTGCCCGGCGTGACCGGCGCGGGCGGCCTGCAGGCGCTGATCAAGGCCGGCCTGCCGGTGGCGGGCGAGCGCATCGTCGTCGCCGGCACCGGCCCGCTGCTGCTGGCGGCCGCGGCCACCGCGCGCCAGGCCGGCGCGAAGGTGCTGCGCATCGCTGAGCAGGCGGCCTTCGGCGCGGTCGCGGGCTTCGCGCTGGGGCTCGCGCGCTGGCCCGGCAAGGCAGTGCAGGCGCTGACGCTGGCCGATGCGGCCTACCGCACCGGCTCGCACGTGGTCGAAGCACTGGGTACGACACGGCTCGAATCGGTGCGCCTGAACCAGGGCGGCCGCCTGCAGGAGATGGCCTGCGAGCGCCTGGCCTGCGGTTTCGGCCTCGTGCCCAACACCCAGCTCGGCCAGATGCTCGGCTGCGCGCTCGCTCCCTTCGGCGACAGCGGCACGCTCGCGCTGGCCGTCGACGAGCGGCAGGCCACCCGCCTCGACGACGTCTACGCGGCCGGCGAATGCACGGGCTTCGGCGGCAGCGAACGCGCGCTCGCGCAGGGCGCCATCGCGGGCCATGCGGCCGTCGGCGACGACAAGGCCGCACGCTTGCAATACGCCGAGCGCGCGCGCTGGAACGCTTTCGCCACGCGGTTGCACCGCAGCTTCGCGCCCGGTCCCGCGATCCGCGCGCTGGCCCGGCCCGACACGCTGGTGTGCCGCTGCGAGGACGTGCCCTTCGCGGCGCTCGCCGGCTGCGGCGGCTGGACCGACGCCAAGCTGCACCAGCGCTGCGGCATGGGCCCGTGCCAGGGGCGCGTGTGCGGAGACGCCGCGCAATTCCTGTTCGGCTGGACGCCGCCCGCGCCACGGCCGCCGCTGTCGCCCGTGCGCATCGCGACGCTGGCCGGCCTGGGCGCGCGCGACCCGGACTGA
- a CDS encoding (2Fe-2S)-binding protein → MTQVLLQIDGREVRVAAGSSVAAALRIADTTPAMGVARVSVTGQPRAPFCGMGICQECRVAIDGRRRLACQTVCGEGMRVETLR, encoded by the coding sequence ATGACGCAGGTCCTGCTGCAGATCGACGGCCGCGAGGTGCGCGTCGCGGCCGGCAGCTCGGTCGCCGCCGCGCTGCGCATCGCCGACACGACCCCGGCCATGGGCGTGGCGCGCGTCTCCGTCACCGGCCAGCCGCGCGCGCCCTTTTGCGGCATGGGCATCTGCCAGGAATGCCGCGTCGCCATCGACGGCCGTCGCCGCCTCGCCTGCCAGACCGTCTGCGGCGAAGGCATGCGCGTGGAGACCCTGCGATGA
- a CDS encoding FAD-binding oxidoreductase, which yields MADADAIVIGAGIVGAACAHALARAGRRVRVIDARRGGATGAGMGHLVAMDDNRAELELSSRSIDLWRALAPRMPADCAHSACGTLWIAADDAEMAEAERKRERLAALGIASRLLDAKALAAAEPALRAGLAGALEVPGDGILYAPNAARWLLADAGAAIEFEQARVAAIEDDGTLLLADGGRRRAAQVVLAAGLEATALCPELPLRPKKGHLLITDRYPGTVRHQLVELGYVTSAHHAEGDSVAFNVQPRPTGQLLVGSSRQFDTTDPAVEPAMLARMLRRAIDYLPGLGELSAIRSWTGLRAATPDGLPLLGAHPWREKLWLALGHEGLGVTTAPGSAELLVALMTGTAPPFDARPFAPGRLLETVA from the coding sequence ATGGCCGACGCGGACGCGATCGTCATCGGCGCCGGCATCGTCGGCGCCGCCTGCGCGCATGCGCTCGCGCGCGCCGGCCGCCGTGTGCGCGTGATCGATGCGCGCCGGGGCGGCGCCACCGGCGCCGGCATGGGCCATCTCGTGGCGATGGACGACAACCGCGCCGAGCTCGAGCTCAGCAGCCGCTCGATCGACCTGTGGCGCGCGCTCGCGCCGCGCATGCCGGCCGACTGCGCGCACAGCGCCTGCGGCACGCTCTGGATCGCCGCCGACGACGCGGAGATGGCCGAGGCCGAGCGCAAGCGCGAGCGGCTCGCCGCGCTGGGCATCGCGAGCCGGCTGCTCGACGCGAAGGCATTGGCCGCGGCCGAACCCGCGTTGCGCGCCGGCCTCGCGGGCGCGCTCGAGGTGCCGGGCGACGGCATCCTCTATGCGCCGAACGCGGCGCGCTGGCTGCTCGCGGACGCGGGCGCCGCGATCGAATTCGAGCAGGCCCGGGTCGCGGCCATCGAGGACGACGGCACCTTGCTTCTGGCCGACGGCGGCCGGCGCCGCGCCGCGCAGGTCGTGCTGGCCGCCGGCCTCGAGGCCACCGCGCTGTGCCCCGAACTGCCGCTGCGGCCCAAGAAGGGCCACCTGCTGATCACCGACCGCTATCCGGGCACCGTGCGGCACCAGCTGGTCGAGCTCGGCTACGTCACCAGCGCGCACCATGCCGAGGGCGACTCGGTCGCCTTCAACGTGCAGCCGCGGCCCACGGGGCAGCTGCTGGTCGGTTCCTCGCGGCAGTTCGACACCACCGATCCCGCGGTCGAGCCCGCGATGCTCGCGCGCATGCTGCGGCGCGCGATCGACTACCTGCCGGGCCTCGGCGAACTCAGCGCCATCCGCAGCTGGACCGGCCTGCGCGCCGCCACGCCCGACGGCCTGCCGCTGCTGGGCGCGCATCCGTGGCGCGAGAAGCTGTGGCTCGCGCTCGGCCACGAAGGCCTGGGCGTGACCACCGCGCCGGGCAGCGCCGAGCTGCTGGTGGCGCTGATGACGGGCACCGCGCCGCCGTTCGATGCGCGGCCCTTTGCGCCCGGGCGGCTGCTGGAGACGGTGGCATGA
- a CDS encoding 4-hydroxyproline epimerase has translation MHRIQIIDSHTGGEPTRLVTGGFPDLGRGSMAERRALLAERHDPWRAATVLEPRGSDVVVGALLCEPVSPDAAAGVIFFNNAGYLGMCGHGTIGLVASLAHMGRIGPGEHRIETPVGTVTTTLHEDGAVSVRNVPAYRHLHQVAVELPGHGTVRGDVAWGGNWFFLVSETAHGQRVASDNLAALTDYTAALRRALAAQGITGAEGAEIDHIELFADDADGADSRNFVLCPGNAYDRSPCGTGTSAKIACLAADGKLAPGQVWTQASVIGSRFEASYEPADDGRVIPTLRGRAHISAEATLLIDEADPFAWGIRL, from the coding sequence ATGCACCGCATCCAGATCATCGACTCGCACACCGGCGGCGAGCCCACCCGCCTCGTGACCGGCGGCTTTCCCGACCTCGGCCGCGGCAGCATGGCCGAGCGCCGCGCGCTGCTGGCCGAACGGCACGACCCCTGGCGCGCCGCTACCGTGCTCGAGCCGCGCGGCAGCGACGTCGTGGTCGGCGCGCTGCTGTGCGAACCGGTTTCGCCCGATGCCGCGGCCGGCGTGATCTTCTTCAACAACGCGGGCTACCTCGGCATGTGCGGCCACGGCACCATCGGCCTGGTCGCGAGCCTCGCGCACATGGGCCGCATCGGCCCCGGCGAGCACCGCATCGAAACGCCCGTGGGCACCGTCACCACCACGCTGCACGAAGACGGCGCGGTCAGCGTGCGCAACGTGCCCGCGTACCGGCACCTGCACCAGGTGGCCGTCGAGCTGCCGGGCCACGGCACGGTGCGCGGCGACGTGGCCTGGGGCGGCAACTGGTTCTTCCTCGTGAGCGAGACCGCGCACGGCCAGCGCGTGGCGAGCGACAACCTCGCCGCGCTCACCGACTACACGGCCGCGCTGCGGCGCGCGCTCGCGGCGCAGGGCATCACGGGCGCCGAGGGCGCGGAGATCGACCACATCGAACTGTTCGCCGACGACGCGGACGGCGCCGACAGCCGCAACTTCGTGCTGTGCCCCGGCAATGCCTACGACCGCTCGCCCTGCGGCACCGGCACCAGCGCCAAGATCGCCTGCCTCGCGGCCGACGGCAAGCTCGCGCCCGGCCAGGTGTGGACGCAGGCCAGCGTGATCGGCAGCCGCTTCGAGGCCAGCTACGAGCCCGCCGACGACGGCCGCGTCATCCCCACACTGCGCGGCCGCGCCCACATCAGCGCCGAAGCCACCCTGCTGATCGACGAGGCCGATCCCTTCGCCTGGGGCATCCGGCTCTGA
- a CDS encoding branched-chain amino acid ABC transporter substrate-binding protein, translating to MKTPSKMIPLLGLVALALATQAKAQEQVVKIGHTGPLSGPNAFAGKDNENGVRLAIEELNAKKLVVGGKTLKFELKSEDDACDAKSGVAVAQKFVDDNVKFVMGPYCSGVAIPASRVYSDGGVLLSTVGTNPKVTQGGYKNLYRIIASDNQIGGSMAVYAAKVLKVTKVGVIDDRTAFGQGLAEEFTKEAKKQGLTVVGQEFTTDKAVDFTAILTNMKAKQPEAIFFGGYAPQGAPMTRQMKQLGINAKLLGGDTLCSPAMGKLGGDAVNDAVFCAQGGSILEKAVSGPAFKEKFKKRFGADADAYAASYYDQVMFIGESMAKANSIDPDKVGAELYKTTYKGVAATYAYDDKGNMKQAPITVFTFKNAAPTALASY from the coding sequence ATGAAGACACCATCGAAGATGATTCCGCTGCTCGGCCTCGTGGCGCTGGCCCTCGCAACCCAGGCGAAGGCGCAGGAGCAGGTGGTCAAGATCGGCCATACCGGGCCGCTCTCCGGCCCCAATGCGTTCGCGGGCAAGGACAACGAGAACGGCGTGCGCCTCGCGATCGAGGAGCTCAACGCGAAGAAGCTCGTGGTCGGCGGCAAGACGCTCAAGTTCGAACTGAAGTCGGAGGACGATGCCTGCGATGCCAAGAGCGGCGTGGCTGTGGCGCAGAAGTTCGTCGACGACAACGTCAAGTTCGTCATGGGCCCGTACTGCTCGGGCGTGGCCATCCCGGCCTCGCGCGTCTACAGCGACGGCGGCGTGCTGCTGTCGACCGTGGGCACCAACCCGAAGGTCACGCAGGGCGGCTACAAGAACCTCTATCGCATCATCGCCAGCGACAACCAGATCGGCGGCAGCATGGCCGTGTACGCGGCCAAGGTGCTCAAGGTCACCAAGGTCGGCGTGATCGACGACCGCACCGCCTTCGGCCAGGGGCTCGCCGAGGAGTTCACCAAGGAAGCGAAGAAGCAGGGCCTCACCGTGGTCGGCCAGGAGTTCACCACCGACAAGGCGGTCGACTTCACCGCCATCCTGACCAACATGAAGGCCAAGCAGCCCGAGGCGATCTTCTTCGGCGGCTACGCACCGCAGGGCGCGCCGATGACGCGGCAGATGAAGCAGCTCGGCATCAACGCCAAGCTGCTCGGCGGCGACACGCTGTGCAGCCCCGCGATGGGCAAGCTCGGCGGCGACGCGGTCAACGACGCGGTGTTCTGCGCCCAGGGCGGCTCGATCCTCGAGAAGGCGGTCAGCGGTCCGGCCTTCAAGGAGAAGTTCAAGAAGCGCTTCGGCGCCGACGCCGATGCCTACGCGGCCTCGTACTACGACCAGGTGATGTTCATCGGCGAGTCGATGGCCAAGGCCAACTCGATCGATCCCGACAAGGTCGGCGCCGAGCTCTACAAGACCACCTACAAGGGCGTGGCCGCGACCTACGCCTACGACGACAAGGGCAACATGAAGCAGGCACCGATCACGGTGTTCACCTTCAAGAACGCCGCGCCGACGGCGCTCGCGAGCTACTGA
- a CDS encoding dihydrodipicolinate synthase family protein: MSNPRWQGIFPAVTTKFHADERIDAEGTARHIDFQIRNGIHGLVTCGSLGEASTLSLEEKLQVAQIALEAADGRIPVLANVSETSTRDALRYVEGGNKLGVAGYMVMPSVIYVADAREAMLNVRTIANAAQKPVMVYNNPVAYRVDLKPEHMVELADCEWIAAIKESTDNIRRITDLRNTVGDRYQLFLGVDDLAFEGLALGCDGLLAGVGCAFPRETVALYDLMKAGQFAEALKLYQWMTPMLHLDVSTKLVQNLKLIDHLVGVGTEHVRRPRLPLVGAEREAIEAIVKKALATRPAKYQSVA; this comes from the coding sequence GTGAGCAACCCCCGCTGGCAAGGCATCTTTCCCGCCGTCACCACCAAGTTCCATGCCGACGAGCGCATCGATGCCGAAGGCACCGCGCGCCACATCGACTTCCAGATCCGCAACGGCATCCACGGCCTCGTCACCTGCGGCTCGCTCGGCGAAGCCAGCACGCTGTCGCTCGAGGAGAAGCTGCAGGTCGCGCAGATCGCGCTCGAGGCCGCCGACGGCCGCATCCCGGTGCTGGCCAACGTGTCCGAGACCAGCACCCGCGATGCGCTGCGCTACGTCGAGGGCGGCAACAAGCTCGGCGTGGCCGGCTACATGGTCATGCCCTCGGTGATCTACGTGGCCGACGCGCGCGAAGCCATGCTCAACGTGCGCACCATCGCCAACGCGGCGCAGAAGCCGGTGATGGTCTACAACAACCCGGTGGCCTACCGCGTCGACCTCAAGCCCGAGCACATGGTCGAGCTGGCCGACTGCGAATGGATCGCGGCCATCAAGGAGAGCACCGACAACATCCGCCGCATCACCGACCTGCGCAACACGGTCGGCGACCGCTACCAGCTGTTCCTCGGCGTGGACGACCTCGCGTTCGAGGGCCTGGCGCTGGGCTGCGACGGCCTGCTGGCCGGCGTGGGCTGCGCGTTCCCGCGCGAGACCGTGGCGCTGTACGACCTGATGAAGGCCGGCCAGTTCGCCGAGGCGCTCAAGCTCTACCAGTGGATGACGCCGATGCTGCACCTCGACGTCTCGACCAAGCTGGTCCAGAACCTCAAGCTCATCGACCACCTCGTGGGCGTGGGCACCGAGCACGTGCGCCGTCCGCGCCTGCCGCTGGTGGGCGCCGAGCGCGAGGCCATCGAGGCCATCGTGAAGAAGGCGCTCGCGACCCGCCCCGCGAAGTACCAATCGGTCGCCTAA
- a CDS encoding glycine zipper 2TM domain-containing protein, translating into MEQTTTTGMPSRQGGTHKLWVAIGVLAVAVAALGGALWQKHQGGTAAAPPVALATGPAPDDFKPDAAPPALQPLPSGPTVNATAPAPAMSAAPQPVPAAGPAPMAAAPEPVAAPPCTVCGHVETVRAVQRTQRPSGVGMVAGGVVGGLVGNQIGHGGGRTAATVLGAVGGGYAGNEIEKRTHTVTVYQVGVRMDNGTLRSVETRSAPPIGKAVRLKGHTLSPADGHK; encoded by the coding sequence ATGGAACAGACAACGACAACAGGCATGCCCTCGCGCCAGGGCGGAACGCACAAGCTCTGGGTGGCGATCGGCGTGCTCGCGGTGGCCGTAGCCGCGCTCGGCGGCGCGCTGTGGCAGAAGCACCAGGGCGGCACGGCGGCGGCACCGCCCGTGGCCCTGGCCACGGGCCCGGCGCCCGACGACTTCAAGCCCGATGCGGCGCCGCCGGCGCTTCAGCCCTTGCCGTCCGGCCCGACCGTCAACGCGACGGCGCCCGCGCCAGCCATGAGCGCCGCGCCGCAACCCGTGCCCGCCGCGGGCCCCGCGCCGATGGCCGCCGCGCCCGAACCCGTGGCCGCCCCGCCCTGCACGGTCTGCGGCCATGTGGAGACGGTGCGTGCCGTGCAGCGCACCCAGCGCCCGAGCGGCGTCGGCATGGTGGCCGGCGGCGTGGTCGGCGGGCTGGTGGGCAACCAGATCGGCCACGGCGGCGGCCGCACGGCCGCGACCGTGCTTGGCGCCGTCGGCGGCGGCTACGCCGGCAACGAGATCGAGAAGCGCACCCACACGGTCACCGTCTACCAGGTCGGCGTGCGCATGGACAACGGCACCCTGCGCAGCGTCGAGACGCGCAGCGCGCCGCCGATCGGCAAGGCCGTGAGGCTCAAGGGCCACACGCTGAGCCCGGCCGACGGCCACAAGTAA
- a CDS encoding HipA domain-containing protein, whose protein sequence is MNGELVGTWSVDRESHTFRYEPAWLASPRRRSLSLSLPITTALEVQGEAVRNYFDNLLPDNERIRIRLGQRFGLRSTKVFDLLEAIGRDCVGAVQLLPDGAMPEGWDRVDCEPLADEQVAELLRAVPTESTPERLRDRDLFRISLAGAQEKTALTRVDGRWCRPHGATPTTHILKLPLGLIGGSRRVDASDSIHNEWLCARIVGALGLPVAPTAIETFGDQQVLAVERFDREWMTSANGERWIARLPQEDFCQAMALPPERKYEQHGGPGMTRCLQLLQGSRNRDDGTLFLLAQLAFFLLAATDGHAKNFSLHLQRGDVYEMTPLYDVLSMWPYFGNGASQFQPRRAELAMAVRSKNAHYALHTIQARHWWGLAMRNGGDHTWRAMLAMVETLDEALAEVEAALPADFPVRTWEAVSRGMRAEARRFLSGVAPAATP, encoded by the coding sequence ATGAACGGCGAGCTCGTCGGCACCTGGTCGGTCGACCGCGAATCCCACACCTTCCGCTACGAGCCCGCGTGGCTCGCGTCGCCGCGGCGCCGCTCGCTGTCGCTCTCGTTGCCGATCACCACGGCGCTCGAAGTCCAGGGCGAGGCGGTGCGCAACTACTTCGACAACCTGCTGCCCGACAACGAGCGCATCCGCATTCGCCTGGGCCAGCGCTTCGGGCTCAGGAGCACGAAGGTCTTCGACCTGCTCGAAGCCATCGGCCGCGACTGCGTGGGCGCGGTGCAGCTGCTGCCCGACGGCGCGATGCCCGAGGGCTGGGACCGCGTGGACTGCGAGCCGCTCGCCGACGAGCAGGTGGCCGAGCTGCTGCGCGCCGTGCCGACCGAATCGACGCCCGAGCGGCTGCGCGACCGCGACCTGTTCCGGATCTCGCTGGCCGGCGCGCAGGAAAAGACTGCGCTGACCCGCGTCGACGGCCGCTGGTGCCGCCCGCACGGCGCCACGCCGACCACCCACATCCTCAAGCTGCCGCTGGGGCTGATCGGTGGCTCGCGGCGCGTCGATGCCTCGGACTCGATCCACAACGAATGGCTCTGCGCGCGGATCGTCGGCGCGCTGGGCCTGCCGGTCGCGCCGACCGCCATCGAGACCTTCGGCGACCAGCAGGTGCTGGCGGTCGAGCGCTTCGACCGCGAATGGATGACGAGCGCGAACGGCGAGCGCTGGATCGCGCGCCTGCCGCAGGAAGATTTCTGCCAGGCGATGGCACTGCCGCCCGAGCGCAAGTACGAGCAGCATGGCGGCCCCGGCATGACCCGCTGCCTGCAACTGCTGCAGGGCAGCCGCAACCGGGACGACGGCACGCTGTTCCTGCTCGCGCAGCTCGCCTTCTTCCTGCTGGCGGCCACCGACGGGCATGCCAAGAACTTCTCGCTCCACCTGCAGCGCGGCGACGTCTACGAGATGACGCCGCTCTACGACGTGCTGTCGATGTGGCCCTACTTCGGCAACGGCGCGAGCCAGTTCCAGCCGCGCCGGGCCGAGCTGGCGATGGCCGTGCGCTCGAAGAACGCGCATTACGCGCTGCACACCATCCAGGCCCGCCACTGGTGGGGGCTCGCGATGCGCAACGGCGGCGACCACACCTGGCGCGCGATGCTCGCGATGGTCGAAACGCTCGACGAGGCGCTGGCCGAGGTTGAGGCCGCGCTGCCCGCGGACTTTCCCGTGCGGACCTGGGAGGCGGTTTCGCGCGGCATGCGCGCCGAGGCGCGGCGCTTCCTCTCGGGCGTGGCGCCCGCCGCGACGCCCTGA
- a CDS encoding tripartite tricarboxylate transporter substrate binding protein, translated as MTTPFARRSLLALACVAVALPAMAQQRVIHIVVPFGTGAVQDTVARAFNNELGAALNASAIVENRAGAGGTVGAAIAAKAPADGNTLVLAAASHNIAGFLYSKLPYDPLKDFVGVANIGNAGYVLAVASGMNVSTTADFIKEVKANPGKYNYASAGNGSATHLAMASFLAKAGLQMTHIPTKSTGEAVNEVLAGRVQAVISSSIGVMGFQSDPRMKLLASTGQSRSPFLPKLPTVAESGLPGYAFDSWIGLLAPAATPKAEVERLNAAVNKVIADPAIQERFTRLGVEPRSQSVEEFQKLLRADWDAMGAVVKASGAKVD; from the coding sequence ATGACCACCCCGTTCGCCCGACGCTCGCTCCTGGCCCTTGCTTGCGTGGCTGTCGCGCTGCCCGCGATGGCGCAGCAGCGCGTGATCCACATCGTCGTGCCCTTCGGCACCGGCGCGGTGCAGGACACCGTGGCGCGCGCCTTCAACAACGAGCTCGGCGCGGCGCTCAATGCCAGCGCCATCGTCGAGAACCGCGCGGGCGCGGGCGGCACCGTGGGCGCGGCGATAGCAGCCAAGGCGCCGGCCGACGGCAACACGCTGGTGCTCGCGGCCGCGAGCCACAACATCGCGGGCTTCCTCTACAGCAAGCTGCCCTACGACCCGCTCAAGGACTTCGTGGGCGTGGCCAACATCGGCAACGCGGGCTACGTGCTCGCGGTGGCCAGCGGCATGAACGTGTCGACCACGGCCGACTTCATCAAGGAGGTCAAGGCCAACCCCGGCAAGTACAACTACGCCTCGGCCGGCAACGGCAGCGCCACGCACCTCGCGATGGCCTCGTTCCTCGCCAAGGCCGGGCTGCAGATGACGCACATCCCGACCAAGTCCACCGGCGAGGCGGTCAACGAGGTGCTCGCGGGCCGGGTGCAGGCGGTGATCTCCTCGAGCATCGGCGTGATGGGCTTCCAGAGCGATCCGCGCATGAAGCTGCTGGCCTCGACCGGCCAGTCGCGCAGCCCCTTCCTGCCGAAGCTGCCCACCGTGGCCGAGAGCGGCCTGCCCGGCTATGCCTTCGATTCGTGGATCGGCCTGCTCGCGCCGGCGGCCACGCCCAAGGCCGAGGTCGAGCGGCTCAACGCGGCCGTCAACAAGGTGATCGCCGACCCGGCCATCCAGGAACGCTTCACGCGGCTGGGTGTGGAGCCACGCAGCCAGAGCGTCGAGGAATTCCAGAAGCTGCTGCGCGCCGACTGGGATGCGATGGGGGCGGTGGTGAAAGCGTCGGGAGCGAAGGTCGACTGA
- a CDS encoding amidohydrolase: protein MNIVDSFADVARFVDIRRDIHAHPELGFEEHRTSEKVAGLLAEWGIEVHRGIAGTGLVGVLRKGTGGRTIGLRADMDALPLHEANEFAHKSRHAGRMHACGHDGHTTMLLAAAWHLSQQGPDDFDGTVHFIFQPAEEMGKAGAKKMIDEGLFERFPCDAVFGLHNFPVGDVGRFALNEGALMASSNTYRITLHGRGTHASMPHTGIDPVAAVVNLAQQLQTIVARTIPSTERALLAVTQLRGSDAPNIIPDEATVGGTIRTFSIEAIDLLEARLREVAAGVAAAHGCTAEVFFNRSSPPTVNHPAEARFAAGVMREVVGDDMVTTDFPAVMGAEDFAHMLLARPGCYAFLGNGDGDHRLDGHGPGPCIIHNSSFDFNDEIIPIGASYFVRLAQRWLAPGR, encoded by the coding sequence ATGAACATCGTCGATTCCTTCGCCGACGTCGCCCGCTTCGTCGACATCCGGCGCGACATCCACGCCCACCCCGAACTCGGCTTCGAGGAACACCGCACCTCCGAGAAAGTGGCCGGCCTGCTCGCCGAATGGGGCATCGAGGTGCACCGCGGCATCGCGGGCACCGGCCTGGTCGGCGTGCTGCGCAAGGGCACGGGCGGGCGCACCATCGGCCTGCGCGCCGACATGGATGCGCTGCCGCTGCACGAGGCCAACGAGTTCGCCCACAAGTCGCGCCACGCGGGCCGCATGCATGCCTGCGGCCACGACGGCCACACCACCATGCTGCTGGCCGCCGCCTGGCACCTGTCGCAACAGGGCCCGGACGACTTCGACGGCACGGTGCATTTCATCTTCCAGCCCGCGGAGGAGATGGGCAAGGCCGGTGCCAAGAAGATGATCGACGAGGGCCTGTTCGAACGCTTCCCGTGCGACGCGGTCTTCGGCCTGCACAACTTCCCCGTCGGCGACGTGGGCCGCTTCGCGCTCAACGAGGGCGCGCTCATGGCCTCGAGCAACACCTACCGCATCACGCTGCACGGGCGCGGCACGCATGCCTCGATGCCGCACACCGGCATCGACCCGGTGGCGGCGGTGGTCAACCTCGCGCAGCAGCTGCAGACCATCGTCGCGCGCACCATCCCGAGCACCGAGCGCGCGCTGCTCGCGGTCACGCAACTGCGCGGCTCGGACGCGCCCAACATCATTCCCGACGAAGCCACGGTCGGCGGCACCATCCGCACCTTCTCGATCGAGGCCATCGACCTGCTCGAAGCCCGGCTGCGCGAGGTGGCCGCGGGCGTGGCGGCGGCGCACGGCTGCACGGCCGAGGTGTTCTTCAACCGCTCCTCGCCACCGACGGTGAACCATCCGGCCGAGGCGCGCTTCGCGGCCGGCGTGATGCGCGAGGTGGTGGGCGACGACATGGTCACCACCGACTTCCCGGCGGTGATGGGCGCCGAGGACTTCGCCCACATGCTGCTGGCGCGGCCCGGCTGCTATGCCTTCCTAGGCAATGGCGACGGCGACCACCGGCTCGACGGCCACGGGCCCGGGCCTTGCATCATCCACAACAGCTCGTTCGACTTCAACGACGAGATCATCCCGATCGGCGCGAGCTACTTCGTGCGGCTGGCGCAGCGCTGGCTCGCGCCGGGGCGCTGA
- a CDS encoding pirin family protein: MSTDVATRTRAIVYRTRGMKHGPIARLVSPGDLGEFLKPFVFLDLFGFDTEGGHRGFGMHPHSGIATLTWLIEGDTLYEDTTGEQGVLRGGGVEWMRAGNGVWHTGAPAPGVQRVRGFQLWVALPASEENAPAQSIYLAPSQVPREGPARVLLGSYGAARSAIPAPAPINYLAVQLKDGEHWRYTPPAGHTVGWLAVESGRLDAGDEAGGSIGDGELAVFEESGEAIDLVAHGDTSFVLGSAVKHPHELVMGHYSVHTSRATLDQGEAEIRRIGAKLRQEGRLGRAA; encoded by the coding sequence ATGAGCACCGACGTCGCGACCAGGACCCGCGCCATCGTCTATCGCACGCGCGGCATGAAGCACGGTCCGATCGCACGGCTCGTGAGCCCGGGCGACCTCGGCGAATTCCTCAAGCCCTTCGTCTTCCTCGACCTGTTCGGCTTCGACACCGAGGGCGGCCATCGCGGCTTTGGCATGCATCCGCACTCGGGCATCGCCACGCTGACCTGGCTGATCGAGGGCGATACGCTCTACGAGGACACGACCGGTGAACAGGGCGTGCTGCGCGGCGGCGGCGTCGAATGGATGCGCGCGGGCAATGGCGTGTGGCACACGGGCGCGCCGGCGCCGGGCGTGCAGCGCGTGCGCGGCTTCCAGCTCTGGGTGGCGCTGCCCGCATCGGAAGAGAACGCGCCCGCGCAGAGCATCTACCTCGCGCCCTCGCAGGTGCCGCGCGAAGGCCCGGCGCGCGTGCTGCTCGGCAGCTACGGCGCGGCGCGCAGCGCGATTCCGGCACCCGCGCCGATCAACTACCTCGCGGTGCAGCTGAAGGACGGCGAGCACTGGCGCTACACGCCGCCGGCCGGCCATACGGTGGGCTGGCTCGCGGTGGAGAGCGGCCGGCTCGACGCGGGCGACGAGGCGGGCGGGTCGATCGGCGACGGCGAGCTCGCGGTGTTCGAGGAGTCGGGCGAGGCCATCGACCTCGTGGCGCATGGCGACACCTCCTTCGTGCTGGGCTCGGCGGTCAAGCATCCGCACGAGCTCGTGATGGGCCACTACTCGGTGCACACCAGCCGCGCGACGCTGGACCAGGGCGAGGCCGAGATCCGTCGCATCGGCGCGAAGCTGCGGCAGGAGGGCCGGCTCGGCCGGGCCGCATAG